From a region of the Salinispira pacifica genome:
- the cas2 gene encoding CRISPR-associated endonuclease Cas2 gives MMVLISYDVAVTSPGGKRRLRKIAKECTNFGQRVQYSVFECVIDPGQWARLKNTLEGIIDVELDSLRYYYLGKNYRKRVEHIGAKASFDVDDPLII, from the coding sequence ATGATGGTGCTAATCAGTTATGATGTTGCAGTAACCAGTCCGGGAGGAAAACGAAGGTTAAGAAAAATTGCGAAAGAATGTACAAATTTCGGACAGCGTGTACAATACTCTGTGTTTGAATGTGTCATAGATCCTGGACAATGGGCTCGGCTTAAAAATACTCTCGAAGGTATTATCGATGTAGAGTTGGATAGCCTTCGATATTATTATCTGGGAAAAAACTATCGAAAACGGGTAGAGCATATCGGAGCAAAGGCATCATTTGATGTTGATGACCCACTTATTATTTAA
- the cas1c gene encoding type I-C CRISPR-associated endonuclease Cas1c gives MRKLLNTLYVRTQGSYLRKEGETIVVEQESRKVLQLPIHTVGGIVAFGNVLCSPFLLGFCTEKDISISFLTEFGRFLASVHGPVRGNVLLRRAQYRQADNEEITQKYATNFVAAKIANSRIVILRTLRDHKSKVNSVLLKNAATQLSQCLKQLEEISTTEETRGIEGAAAAAYFSIFNHLIIEQKGDFQFHERSRRPPLDEVNALLSFTYTLLAHDMRSALETVGLDPSVGFLHRDRPGRPGLALDLMEELRPVIADRLVLSLINRRQLDKKDFRRAENGAITMSDDARKTLLAEYQNRKQTEIYHPYIKESIPIGLLFFVQANLLARCIRGDIEGYPPFFWR, from the coding sequence TTGAGGAAACTGCTTAATACTCTCTATGTTAGAACTCAAGGAAGTTATCTGAGAAAGGAGGGGGAGACCATAGTTGTTGAGCAAGAATCCAGAAAAGTTCTGCAATTACCAATTCACACAGTTGGCGGAATCGTAGCTTTTGGTAATGTATTATGCTCCCCTTTTTTACTCGGGTTTTGCACTGAAAAAGATATCAGTATTTCTTTTCTGACTGAATTTGGGCGTTTTCTGGCATCTGTTCATGGTCCGGTTCGAGGAAATGTGCTTTTGCGTCGAGCACAGTATAGACAGGCTGATAATGAAGAAATAACCCAAAAATATGCAACCAATTTTGTTGCTGCAAAAATCGCAAACAGCCGGATAGTTATTCTGAGAACCCTGAGAGATCATAAAAGCAAAGTGAATTCCGTTTTGCTTAAAAACGCAGCCACACAGCTATCGCAGTGCCTTAAACAGTTAGAAGAAATATCGACCACTGAAGAAACCAGGGGAATCGAAGGTGCTGCTGCAGCTGCTTATTTCAGTATTTTTAATCACCTCATCATTGAACAGAAGGGGGACTTCCAGTTTCACGAAAGAAGTAGACGTCCTCCGCTTGACGAAGTGAACGCACTGCTGTCATTCACGTATACATTGCTTGCGCATGATATGAGATCGGCATTAGAGACAGTAGGTCTTGATCCATCTGTGGGATTTCTTCATAGAGATAGACCAGGAAGGCCGGGCCTTGCACTTGACCTGATGGAAGAATTGAGGCCAGTAATAGCGGACCGACTAGTTCTGTCGCTAATAAACCGGCGCCAGCTCGATAAAAAAGATTTCAGAAGAGCAGAAAACGGAGCAATTACAATGAGCGATGATGCTCGAAAAACATTGTTAGCTGAGTACCAAAATAGAAAACAGACTGAAATTTACCATCCATATATTAAAGAATCAATTCCGATCGGCCTCTTGTTTTTTGTTCAAGCAAATCTGCTCGCGCGTTGTATCAGAGGAGATATAGAAGGATACCCACCGTTTTTTTGGAGGTAA